A section of the Peromyscus eremicus unplaced genomic scaffold, PerEre_H2_v1 PerEre#2#chrX_unloc_1, whole genome shotgun sequence genome encodes:
- the LOC131900940 gene encoding zinc finger protein 665-like translates to PYKCDECGKSFGQSSELKRHRRIHTGEKPYKCDEWGKCFRDGSSLCAHQRIHTGEKPYKCDECGKCFRVGSSLHVHQTIHTGEKPYKCNECGKSFSFFQSSNLQRHKRIHTGEKPYKCDECGKCFRNGSSLCAHQRIHTGEKPYKCDECGKSFVQSSNLQCHRRIHTGEKSYKYNECGMCFRDVSSLHVHHKIHSGEKPYKCDECGKSFVQSSTLQCHKRIHTGEKPYKCDECGKCFRNGSSLCAHQRIHTGEKPYKCDECGKSFVQSSHLQCHKRIHAGEKPYKCDECGKCFRNGSSLCAHQRIHTGEKPYKCDECGKSFGQSSELKRHRRIHTGEKPYKCDECGKCFRNGSSLCVHQRIHTGEKPYKCDECGKSFVQSSNLQCHRRIHTGEKPYKCDECGKCFRHGSSLHVHHSILTRGKPQKN, encoded by the exons ccttataaatgtgatgaatgtggaaaatcctttggTCAATCCTCTGAACTTAAacgtcataggagaatccatactggagaaaagccttataaatgtgatgaatgggGAAAGTGCTTTAGGGATGGGTCATCTCTTTGtgctcatcagagaatccatactggagagaaaccttataaatgtgatgaatgtggaaagtgctttagaGTTGgctcatctcttcatgttcatcagacaatccatactggagagaaaccttataaatgtaatgaatgtggaaagtccttt TCCTTTTTCCAGTCCTCCAATCTTCAACGTcacaagagaatccatactggagaaaagccttataaatgtgatgaatgtggaaagtgctttaggaATGGCTCATCTCTTTGtgctcatcagagaatccatactggagagaaaccttataaatgtgatgaatgtggaaaatcctttgtcCAATCGTCTAATCTTCAATGTCATAgaagaatccatactggagagaaatcttaTAAATATAATGAATGTGGAATGTGCTTTAGAGATgtctcatctcttcatgttcatcacaaaatccatagtggagagaaaccttataaatgtgatgaatgtggaaaatcctttgtccagtcctccactcttcaatgtcacaagagaattcatactggagaaaagccttataaatgtgatgaatgtggaaagtgctttaggaATGGCTCATCTCTTTGtgctcatcagagaatccatactggagagaaaccttataaatgtgatgaatgtggaaaatcctttgtccagtcctcccatcttcaatgtcaCAAGAGAATTCATGctggagaaaagccttataaatgtgatgaatgtggaaagtgctttaggaATGGCTCATCTCTTTGtgctcatcagagaatccatactggagagaaaccttataaatgtgatgaatgtggaaaatcctttggCCAATCCTCTGAACTTAAacgtcataggagaatccatactggagaaaagccttataaatgtgatgaatgtggaaagtgctttaggaATGGCTCATCTCTTtgtgttcatcagagaatccatactggagagaaaccttataaatgtgatgaatgtggaaagtcctttgtccagtcctccaaTCTTCagtgtcataggagaatccatactggagagaaaccttataagtgtgatgaatgtggaaagtgctttaggcATGGCtcttctcttcatgttcatcataGCATCCTTACTAGAGGTAAACCgcagaaaaactaa